Genomic window (Polaromonas sp. JS666):
CAAAGAAGGCAAGGCGCGCGGCCTGGTACTGGTGATTCAGGCCGACCCCGGTTTTGACCTGCCAGAGACCGAAGACAAAGACGAGAGCGAGGCCACGCGTGTCAGCGGCTACCGCAATTTCATCAACAAGGTGGTCGCCGAAACAGAGCAGTTTGCAGGCCAGGTCTTGCTGGTGCACGGTGACACGCATTTCTTCAAGGTGGACAGGCCGCTGTACAGCCCCGGCAAACTGCTGCCCAACCTGACCCGCCTGCAAACCTTTGGCAGCCCGCTGATTCACTGGGTGCGGGTCACGGTGGATCCGAAAAATCCAAATGTTTTCACCATCCAACCGGTGATCGTGAAGCAATAGGCGAACAACCCCGCAGCACAAGCGACAAGCCGCCATCCCGGCGGGCTACACTTCCGTGTCTTGAAAAGCGCAGCTGTCGGCCACAGTCTGACTGCAGAATTTTCCGGTGCGCAGGCCAAAACCGCCACCGCAGGATCGCTATGATTCTTATAGCTAATTTCGCTTGTACTACTTGGGCTAGAGGCCAATTTGACTCAGAAATTTGATGTGATGGTGATCGGCGCAGGTGCGGCCGGGCTGTTCTGCGCCGGGATCGCGGGCCAGCTGGGCCTGAAGGTGCTGCTCGTCGACCACAGCGAGAAGGTGGCGGAAAAAATCCGCATCTCGGGCGGCGGCCGCTGCAACTTCACCAACCGCGATGCCACGCCCGCGCAGTTTCTCAGCGAGAACCCGCATTTTTGCCGCTCCGCGCTGTCGCGCTACACACCCCAGGACTTCATCGAACTGCTACAGCGCTACGGCATTGCTTTCCATGAAAAACACAAGGGACAGCTCTTTTGCGACCATTCGGCCGAAGAGGTGATCAATATGCTGCTGGCCGAGTGCGCAGCCGGTCAGGTGACGCGCTGGCAGCCCTGCAGCGTCAAAAGTATGGTGGGCCCCGAGCAGACGGGCACAGGCAGCTATCTGATGCAGAGCGACCGCGGCCCGATTGAAGCCCGGCAAGTCGTGATTTCCACCGGCGGGCTGTCCATTCCCAAAATCGGCGCCACCGATTTCGGCTACCGCATAGCCACGCAGTTCAAGCTGCGGCTGGTGGAACCCCGGGCCGCCCTGGTGCCACTGACCTTTGATGGGGATGGCTGGGCGCCTTATGCCGGGCTGGCCGGCCTGGCGCTGCCAGTGCAAATTGACACCAACCCGCCGGAAGCCACAGCCAAACAGCGTAAAAAAGCAGTGGTCTTTTCAGAAGACCTGTTGTTCACCCACCGCGGCCTGAGCGGCCCGGCGGTGCTGCAAATTTCCAGCTTCTGGCGCGAAGGCCAGCCAGTGCGCGTCAACCTCGCGCCCGGCGTTGATTTGCCCGCGCTCTTGCTGCGCGCCAAGGCCACATCGAAAAAGCTGATCGCCAACGAACTGGCCAGCCTGGTGCCCAGCCGCCTCGCTGACGCCTGGGTCAGCCGCGACCCGGCACTGCAGCGCCCCATCAGCGAGGCCACCGACAAGGCCCTGCTGGCGCTGGCGCAACGCCTGGCCGACTGGGAACTTGTGCCCGCCGGCTCGGAAGGCTACAAAAAGGCGGAAGTCACTGTGGGCGGCGTCGACACCCGCGACCTGTCCTCGCAGACGATGGAGTCGAAGCAGCCGGGACTGTATTTCATCGGCGAAGTGGTTGACGTGACCGGCTGGCTGGGCGGCTACAACTTCCAGTGGGCCTGGGCGTCGGCTTTCGCCTGTGCACAAGCCCTGCCAGCGCGGCAAGCTACGCTGCCTGTCTGATTTTCGCCTTGCGAAGGCGCTGGAACTGTCCTTCAGGACGAAGGGATTGGGCGGGCATCGTAGAGGAGCAGTTTTCCGCTGCGCAACACAAGAGAAAATGGAAAGCGCGAGAGCCCGTTTTGGCGCAGGGCCGCCCCAAGCCAAAACAGCCCCCCCCTGGGGGGGCAGAGAGCTACACGAAGTGAGCGACCGTGGGGGCTCTTCCCTCCAGCCGGGGCCGCGGGACTGGCTTTGCCAGACCGCAGGCGCAGCGGCCCCCTCGGGGGGCAGCGAGTTACGCGAAGCGAACGAGCGTGGGGGCCACATTTCTGGTCTATAATCCAAGGCTTTGCTAGCAAACCCGCATCTGGCCTGATCCTGATCAGATCACTTAAAGATGCACCTTTTGGATCAATTCATCAATGACCACTATCCGTGTAAAAGACAACGAGCCCTTCGACGTGGCTCTGCGCCGTTTCAAGCGCACCATTGAAAAACTCGGCCTGCTGACCGACCTGCGCGCCCGCGAGTTTTACGAAAAACCAACGGCCGAGCGCAAGCGCAAGAAGGCAGCCGCCGTCAAGCGTAACTACAAGCGCATCCGCGCCATGCAGTTGCCCAAGAAGTTGTACTGATCCCCGATCGGTAGCGCCTCACGGCCACCCAAAGCCCGCCAGAGGACGCTCTAGCGGGCTTTTGTGTTTTTGGCACCTGCTGCCGGGCCTTGCCGCTTTCACCCTGCCCCCTGGCTTCCCCATTCCCCTGCCCCATTCCCCCACCGCCCTCAGGAGCCCGCAATGTCACTCAAAGACCAGATCACCGAAGACATGAAAACCGCCATGCGCGCCAAGGACACGGAGCGCCTGGGCACCATCCGCCTGCTGCTGGCAGCCATCAAGCAAAAAGAGGTTGACGAGCGCGTGGTGCTCGACGATGTGGCGGTGGTCGCCATCGTCGACAAACTGATGAAGCAGCGCAAGGATTCCATCGAGGCGTTCCAGAAGGCCGAACGCACCGACCTGGCCGACAAGGAAGCGGCCGAGCTGAAAGTGCTGCAGGCTTACCTGCCCGCGCGCCTGAGCGCCGACGAAGTCACTGCCGCGGTGAAAGCCATCGTGGCCGAGCTGGGCGCCAGCGGCCCCGGTGACATGGGAAAGGTCATGGGCGCCGTGAAGACCCGGCTGGCGGGCAAGGCCGACATGGGCCAGGTGTCTGCCGCGGTCAAGGCAGCACTGGCCGGTTGAGCCTGCGCTACTCCACCCGCGCTACTCCACCCGCACAGGCACCGATACCGGCTCAACCAGTGTTTTTCCCGGGTTGACGTTGTCCATGAAGTCCAGCTTCAGGGTGTAGGCACCGCTCGGCGGCGCCAGCCATACCTCGGACTGGCCATTGGCAAAATTCATTTCCGCCGGCTTGAGGCCACCCTGAGGCGTCAGCGTCAGCCGAAAATGGCCGGTGTCCTTTTCTTTTTGGCTCAGATGAGCGACGTTGAGCCCGGAAGCCTGAAATTGCACCCTGAAAGGCGACTTCAGCCGCGCATCCGGCGCCATGTTGAGCAGGCTGATGCCTTTTTTGACAAGGCTCTTGGGGTCCACGTCCTTGTTGTGGCGCGTCACCGTGATATTCAAGGGCTTGCTGTAGACGAAATGCGGCAGGTGCTTGTTATCGGCCAGCAGCAGCCGCAGCGAATAGACGCCTGGCGCCAGGTTCAGCACCGTCTCCATCTGCCCCTTGCCAAAGTGGATGTACTGGTCATTGAAAGGCAGGGCCTGCTTGAAGTCGAGCGGCAGTTCGCGATTGACCAGCAAGTGGTGGTGGCCGCTTTTTCCTGCGATGGGCTTGCTGATGGGCGCCAGCCCCCAGCCACCCGCCAACCCGAAAGTCATGCGAAACGGCGTTTCGATTTTCGCGCCGTCCTGCAGGTTGGTGAAATAGGCCTCAGCAGTCAGCCGGGGCAACGCCGCTTGCCAGGGATGCAAGGGCGCAGCAAGTGGCTGCGCCAGATTGGGTACCGCCAAGGCAGACTGCGCCCGGCATAAGGGAAGTAATGAAAACCAAACCGCAAGGGCAGAGGTAATTACTACTTTTTTATTCATTTATTCCCTCAAGTACCCGCCACTTTCATACGATTTACTAACATTGAGCCGACTGATTTTGACCCATAAGTATACATATCGGCCCCCACGGCCTCAATCCCCATCAGCATGGCCTTGAGGTTACCGGCAATGGTGATTTCTTCAACGGGGAAGGCAATCCGGCCGTTTTCGACCCAGAAGCCGGACGCACCGCGCGAGTAGTCGCCGGTCACGTAGTTCACGCCTTGCCCCATCAGTTCGGTCACAAACAGCCCCCGGCCCAGCTTGCGCAGCATGGCGTCCAGGTCATCGCCTGTCCGCGTGTGGCGGCTGGTCAGCGTGAGGTTGTGCGAGCCGCCGGCATTGCCGGTGGTGCGCATGCCCAGCTTGCGCGCTGAGTAGGTGCTCAGGAAGTACCCCTCCACCCGCCCGGCGTCCACCACCCTGCGGGCGCTGGTTTTCACACCCTCTTCGTCAAACGGCGCGCTGCCCTTGCCCTTCATCAGGTGCGGGTCTTCGTAAATGTCGATGTGCCTGGGGAAAGCGGCCTTGCCCAGGCTGTTCGCCAAAAACGTGCTTTTGCGGTAAAGCGCACCGCCGCTGACAGCCTGTACAAAACCGCCCAGCAGGCCGGCCGCCAGAGGTGATTCAAACAGCACCGGGCACTGCGTGGTGGGAATTTTCCGGCTTCTCAGGCGCGCCAGCGCGCGCTCGGCGGCATAACGGCCCACCGCCTCGGGGCGGGCCAATTCGTTGGCGTCGCGCATGGAGCTGTACCAGGCGTCGCGCTGCATCTGGTTGCCCTTGCCCGCGATGGGCGCCACCGAAATGCTGTGGCGCGAACTGGCATAGCCGCCGCGAAATCCCTTGGTATGGGCACTGAAGAAATGGCTTTGCTGGGCCGACACGCCAGCCCCCTCGCTGTTGGTGATCAGCCGGCTGGTGCCCATGGCCGCGGCTTCGCATTGCAGGGCTAGGTGAGCCGCCTCCTCCGACGTGATGGCCCAGGGGTGGAACAGGTCCAGCGCCGGGTACTCGCGGGCAATGTCGCGGTCGTCGGGCAGGCCCGAGGTCTCATCTTCCGCGGTAAAGCGCGCAATGTCGTAGGCCGCCTTCACGGTCTGCTGGATCGCAGCTTTGGAAAAGTCGCTGGTGGCCGCGTTGCCGCGCTTTTTGCCGATGTACACCGTGATACCCAGTGACTTGTCGCGGTTACGTTCCACGTTTTCGAGTTCACCCTTGCGCACGCTGACGGACAGGCCGCAGCCCTCCGACGCTTCGGCCGCCGCATCGCTGGCGCCCAGCTTCTTCGCATGGTCCAGCGCAGTGTCCACCAGCTCCTCGAAAAAGTCGCGGTGGTAGCTGAAACCGGATTCAGGCTGGCGGGTGGTGCGGCTCTTCAGGCCGGAAACGCTGCCGGCTGAAGGGGTGGAATGGCGGGTGGAAGGCTTTTGGGTCATATGGGTAGCTATGATACTGACTGCTATGAACACCAAGACTACCAAGGCCATCAAGGGATACTGGTCCAACGGCCGCTTCGTCAAACCCGAAGAAATCGCTGCCGAAGAAACAGGCCCGCCGAGCAAAACCCAACTGAAAGCCGAGGCCGATGAAAAACAGGCCCTGGGCGAAGCCCTGCTGACCCTGCGCGCCGACCTGATGGCGCGCCTGGATTTGCCCGACAAACTGCTGGATGCGCTGACCGAGGCCAAAAAAATCACCAACTTCGAGGGCAAGCGCCGCCAGATGCAGTTCATCGGCAAGCTGATGCGCCCTCTCGATGCCGGCCCGATCCGCGAAGCCATCAACGAGCAGCAAAGCGGCTCGGCGCAGCTCACGCTGCAGTTGCACCTGGCCGAGCAATGGCGCGACAAGCTGATCGCCGATGACGACGCGCTGGGCACGTGGCTGTCGGAGTATCCCGGCACCGACTCGCAGCAGCTGCGCGCACTCATCCGCCAGGCCCGCAAGGATGCCAAGCCCGAAAAGCCCGGCGAAGCGCCGCGCCATGGCAAGTCCTACCGCGAGATTTTCCAGCTGGTCAAGCAGGCCATGGCACCGGAGGCAGACGCATGAGCCGCCGGGCCGCTCCCAAGGCGAATGGCACCGCAGTGCGCAGCGCGGAGGTTAAGCAATGAGCGCGACCCCGGCCTCTGGCATGTACGATGCCGTCAAGGTGGGGATCGTGTCGGTCAGCGACCGTGCGTCGACCGGCGTCTATGTCGACAAGGGCCTGCCGGCACTCAAGGGCTGGCTGACCCGCGCGCTGCGCAACCCCATCACCTTTGAGGAGCGCCTGATCCCGGACGAGCAGGCTGGTATCAGCGCAACGCTGATCGGGCTGGTCGATGCCGGCTGCTCGCTGGTGCTCACCACCGGCGGCACCGGCCCCGCACTGCGCGACGTGACGCCAGAGGCCACACGGGCGGTGGCCCACAAGGAAATGCCCGGTTTTGGCGAGCAGATGCGGCAGATCAGCCTCAAATTTGTGCCGACCGCCATTCTGTCGCGCCAGTGCGCGGTGATTCGCGACCACAGCCTGATCCTCAACCTGCCGGGCCAGCCCAAATCAATCCAGGAAACGCTGGAAGGCCTGAAAAATGAAGCCGGCGAGTCGGTCGTTGCCGGCATCTTTGCCGCGGTGCCGTATTGCATTGACCTGATCGGCGGCCCCTACCTCGAAACCGATCCGGCGGTCTGCAAGGCCTTCCGGCCCAAGTCGGCAATTCGTACTCCGGGTACCCCGGGCACACCGGCCCCATGACGCCCGCCGCGCCCTCGGCCATCGCCACCGCCGCGCAATTGGCGGCGGGCAAGCTTGACGCCACCACGCTGCTGGCCGACACCCTGGCGCGCATTGATGCGCAGGATGCTGCGCTGGGCGCCTTTGTCGCGCTGCTGAACCCCGGCGCCGCGCGCGAGCAGCTGGGGCGACTCCAGGAAGCCGGCGGCCCGCTGCAGGGCCTGCCGGTGGCCGTCAAGGACATCTTTGACACCGCAGGCCTGCCCACCAGTTACGGCTCGGCACTTTACGCTGGCGCCCAACCGCGTTGTGACGCGGCCATCGTCAGCGTGATCCGCCGCGCTGGCGGGCTGGTGATCGGAAAATCAAGCACCACGGAATTTGCCTTTCTGCATCCCACCGCCACGCGCAACCCGAATGCCCCGGGCCGAACGCCGGGCGGTTCCTCCGCCGGGTCGGCGGCTGCAGTCGCGGCGGGTCTTGTGCCTTTTGCGGTTGGCACCCAAACCGGCGGCTCCGTCATTCGCCCCGCGTCCTATTGCGGCGTCACCGGCTTCAAGCCCAGCTTTGGCCTGTTGCCGACGGCCGGCCTCAAATGCTTTTCATGGTCGCTCGACACCGTGGGCCTGTTTGCCCGCAACGTGGCCGACGTGGCGTGGTTTGCGCAGGCGGTGAGCGGACACGCGCTGGCGCTGCCGGCCGCGCAGGCGACACCCGCAAAGTCCTGGGTGGTGGGCGTGCCCGACTCTTACCCCTGGGGGCCGGTATCGCCCAGCGCCCAGCGAGCGATTGAAGCCGGCAGCCAGGCCCTGCGGGCCGCCGGCGCCAAAGTGCTGGGCATCACCCTGCCGGCCTGGATGAAGGACGTCCATGAAGCGCAGGATGTGATCCAGGGCTACGAAGCCTGGCGTGCGCTGGCGCGCGAGGTCGACCAGCTGGCCCGGCAACCCGAGGCGCTGTCGACCATTCTGCGCGACTACCTCATCACCGCAAGCCGGATCAGCGCGCCAGCTTACGAAGCCGCGCAGCAGACCGCGCGGCAGGGCCGACAGGCCTGCGCAGACTGGTTTGGCCAGTTTGATGTGCTGATGACGCCCAGCGCCCCCGATGAAGCACCGCCGGGCTATGGCAGCACCGGCAGTTCCATGTTCAACCGCGCCTGGACGCTGCTGGGTTTGCCGTGTGTGAATGTGGCGGGCGCCGTGGGCGTGAACGGCTTCCCGATGGGCCTGCAGGTCATTGGCGCTCCCCACGCAGACCGTGCCTGCCTTGAAGCCGCCGACGTTCTGGAACGATCGCTGCGCGCGACTTGAACGCGATCTGAAAAACCGGTTGTCCTGGGCTTATTTTCCGACCAGTTGGTTCAGCTTGTCCGCTTCAAAGGTCTCGTGCAGCGCGGCATCCTTGGGTACGCACTCCCGGGTGCTGGTGGCCTGAGGCCCGGAAAGCTTTTCAATTGCCTGCCAGAGCATCGAGATCTGGTGCTCCTGCCCCGCCGCGCTGTCGATCAGGCCGCGCATGGCCTGCGACAGCGGGTCGTCGTTCTGCGTGACGCCGTAGGCTGAAAAACCCATCTGGCTGGCCGCCATTTCGCGCTTCACGTCGGCGTCCGCCTGGATCACGCGGGCCGGGTTGCCCACGGCGGTGGCGC
Coding sequences:
- a CDS encoding NAD(P)/FAD-dependent oxidoreductase, with amino-acid sequence MVIGAGAAGLFCAGIAGQLGLKVLLVDHSEKVAEKIRISGGGRCNFTNRDATPAQFLSENPHFCRSALSRYTPQDFIELLQRYGIAFHEKHKGQLFCDHSAEEVINMLLAECAAGQVTRWQPCSVKSMVGPEQTGTGSYLMQSDRGPIEARQVVISTGGLSIPKIGATDFGYRIATQFKLRLVEPRAALVPLTFDGDGWAPYAGLAGLALPVQIDTNPPEATAKQRKKAVVFSEDLLFTHRGLSGPAVLQISSFWREGQPVRVNLAPGVDLPALLLRAKATSKKLIANELASLVPSRLADAWVSRDPALQRPISEATDKALLALAQRLADWELVPAGSEGYKKAEVTVGGVDTRDLSSQTMESKQPGLYFIGEVVDVTGWLGGYNFQWAWASAFACAQALPARQATLPV
- the rpsU gene encoding 30S ribosomal protein S21; its protein translation is MTTIRVKDNEPFDVALRRFKRTIEKLGLLTDLRAREFYEKPTAERKRKKAAAVKRNYKRIRAMQLPKKLY
- a CDS encoding GatB/YqeY domain-containing protein, whose product is MSLKDQITEDMKTAMRAKDTERLGTIRLLLAAIKQKEVDERVVLDDVAVVAIVDKLMKQRKDSIEAFQKAERTDLADKEAAELKVLQAYLPARLSADEVTAAVKAIVAELGASGPGDMGKVMGAVKTRLAGKADMGQVSAAVKAALAG
- a CDS encoding DUF4399 domain-containing protein, whose protein sequence is MAVPNLAQPLAAPLHPWQAALPRLTAEAYFTNLQDGAKIETPFRMTFGLAGGWGLAPISKPIAGKSGHHHLLVNRELPLDFKQALPFNDQYIHFGKGQMETVLNLAPGVYSLRLLLADNKHLPHFVYSKPLNITVTRHNKDVDPKSLVKKGISLLNMAPDARLKSPFRVQFQASGLNVAHLSQKEKDTGHFRLTLTPQGGLKPAEMNFANGQSEVWLAPPSGAYTLKLDFMDNVNPGKTLVEPVSVPVRVE
- the pmbA gene encoding metalloprotease PmbA; the protein is MTQKPSTRHSTPSAGSVSGLKSRTTRQPESGFSYHRDFFEELVDTALDHAKKLGASDAAAEASEGCGLSVSVRKGELENVERNRDKSLGITVYIGKKRGNAATSDFSKAAIQQTVKAAYDIARFTAEDETSGLPDDRDIAREYPALDLFHPWAITSEEAAHLALQCEAAAMGTSRLITNSEGAGVSAQQSHFFSAHTKGFRGGYASSRHSISVAPIAGKGNQMQRDAWYSSMRDANELARPEAVGRYAAERALARLRSRKIPTTQCPVLFESPLAAGLLGGFVQAVSGGALYRKSTFLANSLGKAAFPRHIDIYEDPHLMKGKGSAPFDEEGVKTSARRVVDAGRVEGYFLSTYSARKLGMRTTGNAGGSHNLTLTSRHTRTGDDLDAMLRKLGRGLFVTELMGQGVNYVTGDYSRGASGFWVENGRIAFPVEEITIAGNLKAMLMGIEAVGADMYTYGSKSVGSMLVNRMKVAGT
- the yjgA gene encoding ribosome biogenesis factor YjgA encodes the protein MNTKTTKAIKGYWSNGRFVKPEEIAAEETGPPSKTQLKAEADEKQALGEALLTLRADLMARLDLPDKLLDALTEAKKITNFEGKRRQMQFIGKLMRPLDAGPIREAINEQQSGSAQLTLQLHLAEQWRDKLIADDDALGTWLSEYPGTDSQQLRALIRQARKDAKPEKPGEAPRHGKSYREIFQLVKQAMAPEADA
- the mog gene encoding molybdopterin adenylyltransferase → MSATPASGMYDAVKVGIVSVSDRASTGVYVDKGLPALKGWLTRALRNPITFEERLIPDEQAGISATLIGLVDAGCSLVLTTGGTGPALRDVTPEATRAVAHKEMPGFGEQMRQISLKFVPTAILSRQCAVIRDHSLILNLPGQPKSIQETLEGLKNEAGESVVAGIFAAVPYCIDLIGGPYLETDPAVCKAFRPKSAIRTPGTPGTPAP
- a CDS encoding amidase, whose protein sequence is MTPAAPSAIATAAQLAAGKLDATTLLADTLARIDAQDAALGAFVALLNPGAAREQLGRLQEAGGPLQGLPVAVKDIFDTAGLPTSYGSALYAGAQPRCDAAIVSVIRRAGGLVIGKSSTTEFAFLHPTATRNPNAPGRTPGGSSAGSAAAVAAGLVPFAVGTQTGGSVIRPASYCGVTGFKPSFGLLPTAGLKCFSWSLDTVGLFARNVADVAWFAQAVSGHALALPAAQATPAKSWVVGVPDSYPWGPVSPSAQRAIEAGSQALRAAGAKVLGITLPAWMKDVHEAQDVIQGYEAWRALAREVDQLARQPEALSTILRDYLITASRISAPAYEAAQQTARQGRQACADWFGQFDVLMTPSAPDEAPPGYGSTGSSMFNRAWTLLGLPCVNVAGAVGVNGFPMGLQVIGAPHADRACLEAADVLERSLRAT